The region TGGCCGCGTAGCGCACGTTGGTTGCAAAAGCGACTAACCTCGTAGAGGATTGAAACGACTCCTGATCAGAGGACTAGGGAGCAATGTCCGCGTTGCAAAAGCGACTAAGGGGATTGAAACCAACAGCCTCAAGCCGCTCTTATTTTCTTACCTCGAGCCTATACGCGCTTTCGCCACGATATCCTAAGCTGCGGCTATAGTAAAATACTGGAGACGATACATGGATGACCGGAAACTAAATCCCTTGCGGCTGGCCTTTCTGGTCTCCATAGCCCTCTACTTCGCCTTCGTCGGTCTACGCCTACCGACCAAAAACCCATCTGAGACTATCCCCCAGGCGACCCAAGCCCCTTTGGTCCAACCACAGGTTCGCATCGACGGCTGTCACGCCCACATCAGCGAAGCTACCGCCAGCACCCGAGAGTTGCGCCTGAAGGTGAGCGGAACCGCCGAAACCCTCCGGGTCAGCTACGACGGCGGCATGATCGTGAAGGCCACCGAAGAAGTATGCAGTGGGGGAGAATGCCGCGTCTTTACCCCTGCTGCCCCCAAAACTATCCAACTCGACGGTTGCCCCGCCATAACCCTGCCCTGACCGCAATTGCGTGATGCGGCAAGTGCGAACGCCAGCAGGCGGTGGCAGCCCCCGCCCTGGCCGCGTGGCTGGATGGGAGCGGGGTTTACCTCGACAGCCAGAACCAGGCCCAGGCCAGCAAGCGGGGCACCTGGCAGGGGCTCTTCCAGGAACCGTGAGCGTACCGCAGGGACGACCCCCTCTCGGGACGGGCTGCGTCCGTACACCAGAGAAACCCGGCCAACCCGCCCACTACCGGGACGCCGCGGCCCTCGAGTCCCTCCACCCCCGTACCCTCGGGCGCCTAATACCGCAATTGCACCGAGGCCCGCGCGGCTGGGGCTGCCCCCATCTACCGGGGGCAGCCGTGATATTGGAAGAGGCTGGATCGGGACGGCGACGGGGTGGCGTGTGAGCGCTGAGCCGTTGCTCGGGCCGCAAGGACGCGGGCGGCTTGAGGCTGTTCTGCGCAAAGCGCTGGAGGAGACAAGGCGCTCTGCCACCCCTGGGGGAAGTATCAGCTTCCCCGGTGGGTAACCCGGAGGGAGCTCCTCCCGCAGCACCAGGAAGATGGCCTCCGCGAGGGAGCGCTTGGCGTAGCGCGGCGGGGCTCCGCTGGCTGTGGGTTCAAACAGCGGCTCCAACCGCTGCCATAGCGCATCGGGGAGGCTCGGGAAAGGATGAAGGCCCGCCAGGGGAAGCTCAATAGCGAACTATTCGGCAGAAGGCTGCGCCAACACACGGTACTTTCCACCTCCAGTGAGGCCCTCTTGCAAGCGGCCACTGAACGCTTGGCCCTAACCGCCCGCTCCTACGACCGCATCCTGCGGGTGGCCCGCACCATCGCCGACCTCTCAGGGGCCGAGCCCATCCAGGAGGCCCACCTGGCCGAGGCGCTTACCTACCGCCGTAGCCTGGGATTAAGCCGGGCTATCTTTCGAGGGCCTTTACCTACAGATGGGCCACCATCTCCTCCCTACCCAACTCAACGTAGCGGTAGGTATTCAGTAACTCGCACAGCACTTTTTGCTGCTCCAAAAACAGGTTTTCTAAGGCTTGGTTGGAGATATTGCCCGTGGAGATCAGGGGCAGCTTGTATGGCTTGCCCTGCAAGATGAGGCTTTGTACGCAATCGGCGTCCTTCGTTACCACCACGCCAGGGGTCATGCCGCCGGCCAGGAGTTCCAGGATCACCCGCACCGGGTAGCGCAGCCCCCGCACGGTGGGCTGACCGTGGTTGATCTCGGGCTCGAGGGTAATGCCCTGAAGCAGGGCCGATGGATCCGTCACGCCCTTAGTGCCCGGCGAGGCCCGCCATTTCTGCATATGCGCCACCATGGGCACGTGCAGCTGGGGCGACTTCCCGCCGCCGGTTCTACGGCGCGTACGCCGGGCACGCCCCCGCGTAGGGAGTGACGGGGGGGTAAAGGCAACAGGAATCCCGTCCCTGAGGGCATAAAATCCCCGACCGCGTAAAATCGCCGCTAAGGGGCCTCCAACGAGGTGCCTAGGGGTAGACAGCGGGGCTTGCCGGATAACCGGGCCTGCCTCGGCCGCTGAAATTTCCCCTAAGGGAAATTAGGGGAAATTTCTACCTCCCCCTGCCGGCCGGGGCCCCAGAGGGTGCGCAGTCTAAGGCACACCTCGGAATTACCCCGGGCAAAAACCTTCGCATACGCGTGGGCCCTATCCCATCCTGCTCCCTCCGCCCGGGGTAGGCGCGGGTGCCCAGCAGGTAGCTACAAGCGCCCCCGGACGAAGGCCAGGGTAGGCTCGCACCTGGTGCAGGCAGTAGTGGCCCAGCAGGTTGGGGTCGCAGCAGCGGGTGCTGGCGCCTTCCCGCTGCCATCGGCGATCAGGCCGGGCAGGAACGCGGCCCGTAGGGGATGATCGCGAAGGGCGGGGGCCTACCTTAGCGCAGCTAGCGCCCGGATCTCGCGGGCCATGGCTGCGTTTACCTCGAAGTGCTGCTCGAGGAAAGCCAGCTGCGCCAGGGCCGCCTCGGGTGTGCGCTCGTAACCCTGGGCGAACTCGGACAACCGGGCGGAGATGCGGGGAAAGCGCTGCTCGAGGCGGCGCTCGTTGTTGAAGGGGTCGCGGCGCGCGGGCTGCTCGGTCTCGAGCACCGAGGCGAGCTCGAGCACCCGGTCGAGGGCGAAGCCCTGCACGAAGCGCATCGCAGAGAGCTTCTCGCCGCGCCGATAGCGCTTGAGGCCGACGTAGAGGTTGGTGAGGGCTTCCCCCAGGTGCCACTCCATCCCCGGCCGGGCGCCGCCCATGGCCCGGCGGGTGGGCGTCGCGACCGAGGCATCCACCCCCGCCCGACTCCAGACGACCTGTCCCGCCGCGAAGGGGATTTGCTCGAGCTCCTGCGGCTCGAAGACCGCGAACTCGCAGAATATTCCATCGGCGTAGAGCAGCTTGTAGCCGTCGGCAGTGTTTGGGAAGAGAAAAACCACTGGCGCGACGTCGCTAAGCCAGGAGAGGTCCTGGAGGTAGCGGGCCTTCTGACCCGGCTCGACGAGGGCGAAGAAATCCAGGTCGGAGTGCTCGTCGAGCCGGTCGCGCTCGAGCCCCACCGAACCCAGGCCGATGAGGGCGAGGGCGTGGCCGGAGGCTTGTAATGAGCGCCCGATGGCCTCGAGGCGCTCGAGCAGGCGTTGGGGTGGGGTCATACTGCACTTTATATCAGCGAGGGGGTGTGGGGGTTCACAAAACCCACCACTTTTGTAGGGAACCCCCACGTCCGCTCGATGTTGGCGGACAAAGCAGGGTGGGCGGCTGGTCTGCCGGAGCTTCCCCCTGATGCTGCAACACGCCGCAAACAGTTTGCGGTATACCCAAATTCCCGACGCACCCTAACCTGGAAGAACTCGCGTGAACCGTAACCGTGAACCCGTGCGGCGGATTGAACGGCTAGACGAACTGGGCGAAAAGCCTGCCCATTTGGAATCGCCACGGTAACCGATAGAGAGAGCCCGGCTCTGCGATACACCGAAGCCCGGGGCCGGGCTTCGCGCTCCGGTGCATCATCAGAAAAGCGAGCCGACTCCGAGCCAAGCATAACCCCCACCACCGTACACCGGCAGTTCACGACTTCCCCCGCCGGAGCCCCCAGGCTGCGGTCGCCAGGTAGCGGAGCCTCGAGCCCTTCCTCCTTCCTGTGCTCGGGACGTCCCGCTTGGCGCGATGGGATGCATTCTGCGACCCGGTTCCGGCGGGGGTTGCCCCCTAGGGTGGACCTTGCCCGGAGGGCGCTGGAGTGATCCCGTCCCGCGGCAAAGGCCGGAACCGGGCGATCAGGGCCTCGAGCAGGCTATCCTGCGGCGGGCCTACCGGCACCAGGCCCACCCCCGTCCCGGCCAGCAGCAGTTGGCCCTGGAGCTCGTCAAAACGTGTTTGCCCGCAAGACGTGTTTGCCCTGCGGGCAAAGCAAGCGGGCAAAGCAACCGGCTTGAGGCGGGCCTCGGTTACACGGAGGCCCATCTGTACCGCGTATTCCAGCACTTTCTGGCGGGTGACGCCCTCCACCCCGCCCGGCAGCACCCCCAGCTCGCCGGCGCGGTAGAGCAAGGGGCTGGTGCGGCTACCGTCCACGACGTGCCCCTCCAGGTCGAGCAGGAGGCCCTCGAAGTGCCCGGCGCGCTCGGCCGCGCGGCGGGCCAGGCGGTACGGGAGGTAGTTGCCGGTCTTGTAGCGGCCGAGGTCGGGGTGGACCCGCAGCGAGGTGACGTGGATGCTCACCCCGCGGGCGTAGGCGGGCTCGGGGGGCGGGGCGAAGGGGCGGGCGCTCGAGGCGTACCCCTCCGGGGCCACCGCTAGCCGCAGCAACAGGTCGGCGCGCGGCCGGCAGTAGTGTTCGACCTCGCGCTCGAGCGCCTCGAAGCCCGGGAAGGCAATGCCCAAAGCCCGGGCGTGGCGGCGGAGGCGCTCGAGGTGCTCCGGCAGCCACAGCGGTTCGCCACCTTCCAGGCGCAGCGTGGTAAACACGAAAAAGCCGTGCCACAAGGACTCGGGGAGCGGGGTGCCGACGGGTTCACCGTTGATGCGGGTCATGGGGAGGGCCTCGAGGTCAGGAGAGGGTCGGCTCGGGCCGGCCTGCCGGCCCGTCCACGGGGCTCAGCGACAGGAAGTTGCTCAGCAGCACCATCCCGTACTCCGAGAGCATGCTCTCCGGGTGGAACTGCACGCCCCAGGCCGGGCCGCGGGCGTGGGAGACCGCCATGCACAAGCGCGCCCCCGGGGCCTCGCCCTCGCCCCGGGTCCAGGCCTCCAGCCGCAACGTCGGGGGCAGGTCGCGGAGGTGTGGTTTCGCCGAGCGCAGCGAGGGGAGGAGCAGGGAGTGGTAGCGCGTGAAGCGGGCCGGGCTCGGCACTCCCGCGAAGATCCCCTCGCCGCGGTGCTCGACCGGGAAGGCCTCGCCGTGGACCGGGCGGGGGGAGCGCTCGAGCCGCGCCCCCAGCGCCACCCCCAGGGCCTGGTGCCCCAGGCAGATCCCCAGGAAGGGCAGGCGGGCCTCGAGCGCGGCCCGGGTCCACTCGAGGGTCCGGCCGGCTGTTGCCGGCTCGCCCGGCCCCGGCCCGACGACGAGGTGGGTGGCCCAGGACAGGTCGGGAGCCTGGCCGTGGTCCAGCACGCGGATTTCCGCCCCCAGCGCGGCCAGGTAGTCTACGATGTTGTAGCTGAAGGAGTCGTGGTTCTCCAGGAAGAGCACGCGGGCCCTCCAGCGCCGCGGGGGCCGGGGCGGCTTCCAGGCGCTGTCGCTGCGCGGGGGCGCGGGGGGCTGCCCAGCTCTCCCCTGCCCCAGGGCTTGCAGCAGGGCCTCCGCCTTGGCCTGGGTCTCGGCGTACTCCCGCTCGGGCTCGCTCTCGATCACGACGCCCGCCCCGGCCGAGAAGTAACCCGTCCCGCCGGCGAAGCTGAAGCTGCGGATGAGGATGTTGAAGTCGCACCCCTTCCCCGAGACGTAGCCCATGGACCCGGTGTAGGCTCCCCTTGGCACCGGCTCGAGCTCGGCAATGGTGCGCATCACGCTCTCCTTGGGCGCGCCGGTGATGGTCCCGCCGGGGAAGATGCTGGCGAAGGCCTCGCGCAAGGGGGCCCGGCCCCGGCCCCGCACCTCGGAGACCAGGTGCATGACGTGGGAGTAGCGCTCGAGCGTGAAGGCCTCGCTCACCTCCACGCTCCCCGGCGCGCACACCCGCGCCAGGTCGTTGCGCAGGAGGTCCACGAGCATGACGTGCTCGGCCCGCTCCTTGGCGTTGGCCCGCAGTTCGGCCCCCAGCGCCTCGTCGTGCTCAGGGGTTCGGCCCCTGGGGCGGGTCCCGGCGATGGGCCGCGCGGTGATTGTTCCCCCGCGGTAGTCGAACAGCCGCTCGGGACTCCCCGAGACCACCGCGTAGCCCTCCCGGCGTACCGGCGGAGCCGGTCCCGCAAGGGAATTTGCCTCGCCCTCGAGCAGCCCCATGAAGGGGCTGGGGTTGTAGCGCCGCAGGGCCTGGTACAGGGCCAGGGGGTCTATCCCATCGGCGGCGAAGTGAAAGCGCTGGGAGAGGTTGACCTGATAGACCCAGCCCGCCCGGATGCGCTCTTGCACCTCCGCGACGCCCGCCAGAAAGGCATCCCTGGGGTAGTCGCGGTGCAAATCGACTTTCGGCAGCGGCCCGGGCTCGGCCAGAAGCGGGGCGAGCTCCGAGGATGGGCTCTGGACGCGCCGTCCCTCGAGCCAGGCGTAGCCTTCAGGGTAGTAGTAGAACGCCGCCTCGGGCAACCCGGGCAAGGGAGCGTGGCTGGGCAGGCCTAGGTGCCGGGCGTACTCGTAGGCGAAGAAGCCGATCCAGGCTGGGAAATACCCCTCCCCCAGGCCCTGCTCGAGGAAGCGGAAGACCGCAAGCGCATCCCCCACCGCCGCCCCGTCGAGATAGGTGACGCCGTCCCAGACCTCCAGGCGCCGCGTGGCCCCCACCCCCAGCAGGGTCAGCCGCCCGCACCGGGTCACTGCCCCGGCGGACTCCAGCAAGGCCGGGCGGAGCCCGAAAGCGCGGGCCCGGGCGTAGAGGGAGGCGGCGTCTTCCTGTGCGTGGGCGCTTTTCACAGCACTCCTTTCGCGGCTCAGCCGGTGAGGGCTAGCGGTGCCGATATGGCGCATCGGCGACAAGGCCATTGTAGCCGTATGCCTCGGGGGTGGCTGAGGTTGGGTTCTGGCCAGGGGCGAAGGTTCACCGAGCCAGGCCGCCCCGGCGATCGGCCCCTCCTCGTGTGCGAATGAGCCAGCTAGCGCTGACCCCGTTCACGGCCGAGCGGGGCCACGCTCGCGACCCCCGTGCGCCGGACCACCTCGGCGGGGGGGAGGCCCTGCTGTAAATACCGCCGCACCGCCCGCCAGCGCAAGGCCCCCAGGATGCGTTCGGGAAAGACCCCGCTCAGCTCGCAAGCCCGCTCGAGCAAGGGGCGCAGGCTGTTCATGTTGAGGGGACGCCCCAGCCCCCCTTTCTTGTTGGTCATGCGCACGAAGAGGTAGGGGGAAGGCAGCGGAGCTAGGGTGGCGATGCTCTCCCGGTCTTCCAGATACTCCTGCAGGGCCTCAGTCGCCTCCTTGGAAAGCGGTACGGTGCGGGCTTTTTCCCCCCGCACCCGCAAGACGCGCGAGGCGGGGTGAAAATCCTCCAGGCGCAGGGCGAAGAGTTCCTTGGGCCATACCCCGGCCTCCCCCAGCAGGTACAGCACCGCCACCCCCAGCCGCCGCAGGCGCCCTTCGGGGTGGGACCGGGCCGCCCCGAGCAGGGCTGCGAACTCCGGCTCGGAGAGGTAGGGGCGCACCAGGGCGTACTGGGGTTTGGGGGGCAGCTCGAGCCGGGGCATCTCCGCCCCAGCCCACGCGAGCACCTCCAGGGTACGGCGCAGGCCCCGCCACCAGGCGTAGAGGGTGGTGTCTTTGCGCAGGGGGCGGGGGGAGAGGGGTGGGCGGTGGGTAGTGGCCTCCTCCCAAAACAGCAGCAGGGCGTTCTGGGGCAGGTGGGGCCAGGTGTAGCCTTGTTCGCGGCACCAGTAGCAGAGGTTGTGCAGCACGGCCAGGGTCTGCCGCTCGTGCCAGCCGAAGAGCCGGCTGGCGTACAGGGCGGCCTCCCCCAGGGCCTGGCGGTCCCAGGTGGCCAGGGCCCGCGCGACCCACTCCTGCCGGGCCTGGGGATCGTCCAGGGGAGAGGCGGGGAGCAGCATATACCCATAATCTTACCACACATCCTAAACAAGGCCACCCTCTCCCAACCCCGCGCTCCCCTTCCCTGCTCCCCGATATGCGCACGTGCGAGCACCCGTGCGTGCGCAAAACAGAGAGGATACACTAAGGGGAAGAGGTACGGGAAGGGCAGGGGTAAGATAAGTGGTAGAAATATGCATAAAAGGCAACCATTTCCCTCACTTGCAGGCCTCGAGGGCACATGGCTGTGCCGTATTCGCCCACCACCGTGCCGTCGGGGGCCCGCACCCCGACCCCGCTTGCTCCAGCTGTAGCAGGTGTACGGGCAGGGCTACTGGCTGGTGGCGCTGGCCTACCGCTCCTGAGCGACAGCGGTGGTCGGAGGAGGCCAGCACAGCCCTGCAGTACCTGGAGGGACGGGCCGATCGGATGCGCTACCCTACCTACAAAGCCCGAGGCTGGCCCATCGGTTCAGGCCAGCATGTCATCGGTGCCCGGATAAAACGCTCGGGGATGCCCTGGAGCCGGCCGGGAGCCTCACAGATGGCGACCCTCCGGCTGAGAGCTGTTCCAGGCGCAAAATGGCCGATTTTCATACCGCTGGCTACCAAGTCCCGCATTTTTGAGATGCACCCACATTGGATTGTTTTTTGCTATGGAACCTGATACAACCCGTACAACCGGTGAATTATCGCAAGTACGACTGCTCGTTGCTCCGGGCTAGAGGGCGAACCCGAATGGCCTCCTGCGCCGAGTTCAGGAAAGGAGAGGTTTTGGGTGAATAAAACTTCGAGGGTTTATCGGCATTCGCCGCTTCGGTATAACGCCTCTCAGGCAACGCGTTATACCGCAGGTGCGGTATAAAAACTAGTTCGGTGTTTTCTCTTTTCCCCGAGGGAAGCAATATGAGATATGTTCTGGCTTCATCATTCTTTTTTGCTCTACTCCCGCAAGCATTCGGGCAGAGCATCCAGCCAATAAAAATCCAGGTTAATGGTGTCGAACTTTATTGCATCGAGAAGGGACAAGGCGAGACTTTGATATTGCTTCACGGCGGCATGGGCGACTATCGCTCCTGGAATCCGCAAATTCAAACTTTTGCCCCCGACTACCGCGTTATCTCTTACGCCGACGCTATCATTACCCGAATCAAAATCCTCTAAATGCCACGAATCATTCTGCGCTCGTTGAAGCAAAAGACCTCGCCGCCTTTCTGAAAATTAAAAATCAAAAGGGCTCATCTGGTCGGTCAGTCCTACGGCGCATTGACGGCTCTGGTTTTTGCGATAAAGCACCCGGGGATGGTTCGCACCCTTGTTTTGGGCGAGCCGCCCGCACATCAGTTAATAAGAAATTCCTCTGATGGAGAGGCTGTTTATCAGGATTTTATGAGCAACACGTGGAAACCCGCCGCCGAAGCATTTCGAAAGGGCGAAGACAAACAGGCGCTGGACGTTTTGGCGCTCGGAATTGCGGGAAAAGGATTTGATGAATTCGGTTGTTGCGAACGATGAACTCAAACATCTGAAGATCCCAATCCTTATCCTGACGGGTGAAAACACAACTAGGATTCATAGACGGGTCACACAGGAACTTGCTCGACTTCTGCCCAACGCAAAAGAGGTAACAATCCCAAGGTCGAGTCACTCGATGCCGAGCGAAAATCCTCAAGCATTTAATGAAACGGTGCGAGAGTTTTTAAGAGCCTCAAAAAGATGAGTTTCGAACATCGGCTTTGCAATTTTAGGGCACACCGAACAAAGCCTTGCAGCTGACGGCGCGATAGCATGGTTGTCAAGTAAACTTGTTCCTTCAGCTTGAAGGCTGCTCGCGCGCCGCAGCTGAAGGCAGGCGTTCTACGGCCGAGCGACAGGCGCAACTGAACCCAGCATGGGCGGCTCGAGAAGCCAGATGGAGCGCATGAAGGAGGTGCTGCTCGGGGATCTGCGGATCGCATACGCAGAGGCAGGTTACGGTCCCCCGCTGGTCCTCCTTCACGGGGGGATGGATGACAGCCGTTCTTGGCGTCGACAGATGGACGCCCTCTCCGATGAATTCACTGTGTTGGCCTGGGACGCGCCAGGTTGCGGCCGCTCCTCCGATGTTTCCCAGAGCTGGCGTATGCCTAACTACGCGGATGCCCTGGCGGGGTGGCTCGTCGCACTGGGTGTCGAACGACCACACATCCTCGGTCTGTCGTGGGGCAGCTCGGTCGCGCTTGAGTTCTATCGCCGGCATTCCCACGTTCCGGCATCACTCATCCTGGCCGGGGCCTACGCCGGATGGGCGGGTTCGCTGCCCCCGGAGGAGGTCGCTTCACGCCTCGAAAGCGTGCTCGCTGCCGCCGACCTTCCACGTGAGCAATTGCTCACAGGTTTGCCCGGGGTCCTGAGCAGTGCAGCTCCGGCCGAGCTGGTCGATGAACTGTCGGCTATTTGGGCGGACAACGCGGGCCGTAGCCACCCCGAGGGCTATCGTGCGATGGCGGAATCGGACCTGCGCGACGTGCTTCCGGGCATTCATCTCCGCACGCTCCTCGTCTACGGAGAGCTGGACCAACGTGCACCGCTCCAGGTGGCCAATGACCTCCACCAGCGTATCCCAAGGGCGAAGCTCGTGGTGATTCCAGGCGTGGGCCACCTGGCGAACGTAGAGGCGCCTGACGAGTTCAACGCTCAGGTCCGGCTCTTCATACGATCGGTTGTTAGCGATGACTGCTAGAAGCCGCAGAACTTGCGGCTGCACCCGACCGCTTGCTATGCTCGCGGCGGGTGAGCCGCCAAGGCGACGCCTGAATGTCCAGGGGTTCAACGACGTTGACGATGACATTCTGGCGGACGTTGGGCCATGGCTTCGGATGGCATTCGGGATATGTGCGCTTTTGGCCGGAGCAGGAACCGCGTTGGCGTCGCCTATGATCTTGTGGGTCTTGACGGCTATCGCGGCGCTCGCAGCGTTGTTCCCAGTTCACCCGGAGACTTACCCCAAAAATTGTGTAGCACACCTTCTGCCTCCTCGTCCAGCTCATAGCGTAGGGCGAAGAGCTGCTTGAGCTCATAGCTTTTGGCCTGGATCGTGGGAATCGGTTTTTCCCACCACCGGTCCTGCAGGTTGACCACCGGGATGAAGAGCGCCTCCCGGGAAGGAAAGTAACCCCCAAGCTCCAGGCGCATCCGCTCTATGCCCGCGTTCAGGCTCCCCACCCCGTGGGTGGTGTAGATGTGCCCCCGCACCTCGGAGGGATAGCCCAAGAAGGCCAGGTAGCGCTCCCGCTTCCCCTCCATCTCCCGGGCCGTCCCCGGCCTCTCCCCCTTCACCCCCTCCACCAGCCGAGGGTAGAGCGCCTGTCCCTCCTCCTTGTCCCGGGCGTGCCGGATCCGCCGGAGGGCGTCCCTGGCTTGTTGGAAGCCTTGGGGAGAGAGCTTGGCCCGGAGGTTGCGCTCCAGGTGCAGGAGACAAAGCTGGCACTCCGCGTAGGGGAAGAGCTTGGCGATCACCTCCCCAAGCCCACGGAAGTCGTCGGTCACGAAGAGGAGGACCCTGTGCACCCCCCGGGCCATCAGGTCCTGCAGAACCTGGACCCAGAACCCAAGGACCTCCTTGCGCCCCTCCAGGTCAATCCCCACCGCTACAAAGAGGAAAAGGTCCACCCGCTGGCCCTTCTCGGTCCTGAGCTTAGCCCAGTAGGCGTCTACAAAAACGGCAAACCCGTCTGCCTTGAGGGGCTGGGACTTGTAGAAGTCCAGCGGGTCTTGGATGAGGGACTTGGCCTCCCCCAAGGCCCCCTCCGAGAAGGGGAGCTCCAAAGACTCCAGGGCCCTTGAGTACCGGCATCGCCGGGCCGCAGGCGGCTTCACTTCGCATCTGGGCCTGGGAGTAGCCGTTAGCCAGCATGGGGGGGAGGAGGGCGGGGCGAAAGGACTTAGTGTAGCGCACTCTGGGAACTTTCAGGTTGAGCTCGCCCTGGGTGAGGTGGAGCTTACGGGGGTAGAAGCCGTTGGCCTGCTCTTTCTGGCCTTCCAAGGAGGCCAGGAAGCGGGCCCGTTCCCGTTCCATGACCTTGTTGATGCTTTCCCGTCAGGGAAACAGCTTGTGCAGGGCCTCTAGAAGGAAGGCGAAGCCCGAGTGCTCCCCTTGGGCCATGCGGCCGTAGACTTCGTCCACTAGGCCGTCCAGCCAGTCTGGAGCCTGGGTCTGCAGGGGCTTGCCCTCGCCACGTTCCCTTGCCTTTGGCATCTTCTTCAACCTCCAGCACCCTTCACACAATTTTCCCCGTACTCCCCGAGTTTTTTACATGACCTCAAGGGGATGGACCTTGACACGTCAAGGGGAGAGTCATATAGTTAGACAAAACTAACTAAAGCTCTCACCAGTACCGTGCGCTATCTCAGTAAAGAGAGGAGGAAGTTTATTCGCACAGATCGGCGCATTGTCCAGACTGTTCGCCACTACGGTCCCCTTTCCCGGGCTGAGTTGGCACGTCGTCTCGATCTTTCCAAGCCCACTGTTTCGGTCACGGTCGAGTCACTGCTACAGCAGGGGATGCTGCACGAAGTAGGGCGAGGACAGTTGAAGTGCTGCCCCAAATTTGGACCACCCCAAGAGAGAGACCGAGGGGTGTAGCCTGAAGGGGTAGCGAGATGCGCAGGTG is a window of Allomeiothermus silvanus DSM 9946 DNA encoding:
- a CDS encoding DUF5615 family PIN-like protein — translated: MQKWRASPGTKGVTDPSALLQGITLEPEINHGQPTVRGLRYPVRVILELLAGGMTPGVVVTKDADCVQSLILQGKPYKLPLISTGNISNQALENLFLEQQKVLCELLNTYRYVELGREEMVAHL
- a CDS encoding aminotransferase class IV, translated to MTRINGEPVGTPLPESLWHGFFVFTTLRLEGGEPLWLPEHLERLRRHARALGIAFPGFEALEREVEHYCRPRADLLLRLAVAPEGYASSARPFAPPPEPAYARGVSIHVTSLRVHPDLGRYKTGNYLPYRLARRAAERAGHFEGLLLDLEGHVVDGSRTSPLLYRAGELGVLPGGVEGVTRQKVLEYAVQMGLRVTEARLKPVALPACFARRANTSCGQTRFDELQGQLLLAGTGVGLVPVGPPQDSLLEALIARFRPLPRDGITPAPSGQGPP
- a CDS encoding aminodeoxychorismate components I/II is translated as MKSAHAQEDAASLYARARAFGLRPALLESAGAVTRCGRLTLLGVGATRRLEVWDGVTYLDGAAVGDALAVFRFLEQGLGEGYFPAWIGFFAYEYARHLGLPSHAPLPGLPEAAFYYYPEGYAWLEGRRVQSPSSELAPLLAEPGPLPKVDLHRDYPRDAFLAGVAEVQERIRAGWVYQVNLSQRFHFAADGIDPLALYQALRRYNPSPFMGLLEGEANSLAGPAPPVRREGYAVVSGSPERLFDYRGGTITARPIAGTRPRGRTPEHDEALGAELRANAKERAEHVMLVDLLRNDLARVCAPGSVEVSEAFTLERYSHVMHLVSEVRGRGRAPLREAFASIFPGGTITGAPKESVMRTIAELEPVPRGAYTGSMGYVSGKGCDFNILIRSFSFAGGTGYFSAGAGVVIESEPEREYAETQAKAEALLQALGQGRAGQPPAPPRSDSAWKPPRPPRRWRARVLFLENHDSFSYNIVDYLAALGAEIRVLDHGQAPDLSWATHLVVGPGPGEPATAGRTLEWTRAALEARLPFLGICLGHQALGVALGARLERSPRPVHGEAFPVEHRGEGIFAGVPSPARFTRYHSLLLPSLRSAKPHLRDLPPTLRLEAWTRGEGEAPGARLCMAVSHARGPAWGVQFHPESMLSEYGMVLLSNFLSLSPVDGPAGRPEPTLS
- a CDS encoding tyrosine-type recombinase/integrase; its protein translation is MLLPASPLDDPQARQEWVARALATWDRQALGEAALYASRLFGWHERQTLAVLHNLCYWCREQGYTWPHLPQNALLLFWEEATTHRPPLSPRPLRKDTTLYAWWRGLRRTLEVLAWAGAEMPRLELPPKPQYALVRPYLSEPEFAALLGAARSHPEGRLRRLGVAVLYLLGEAGVWPKELFALRLEDFHPASRVLRVRGEKARTVPLSKEATEALQEYLEDRESIATLAPLPSPYLFVRMTNKKGGLGRPLNMNSLRPLLERACELSGVFPERILGALRWRAVRRYLQQGLPPAEVVRRTGVASVAPLGRERGQR
- a CDS encoding alpha/beta fold hydrolase → MRYVLASSFFFALLPQAFGQSIQPIKIQVNGVELYCIEKGQGETLILLHGGMGDYRSWNPQIQTFAPDYRVISYADAIITRIKIL
- a CDS encoding alpha/beta fold hydrolase translates to MKRAHLVGQSYGALTALVFAIKHPGMVRTLVLGEPPAHQLIRNSSDGEAVYQDFMSNTWKPAAEAFRKGEDKQALDVLALGIAGKGFDEFGCCER
- a CDS encoding alpha/beta fold hydrolase, translated to MKEVLLGDLRIAYAEAGYGPPLVLLHGGMDDSRSWRRQMDALSDEFTVLAWDAPGCGRSSDVSQSWRMPNYADALAGWLVALGVERPHILGLSWGSSVALEFYRRHSHVPASLILAGAYAGWAGSLPPEEVASRLESVLAAADLPREQLLTGLPGVLSSAAPAELVDELSAIWADNAGRSHPEGYRAMAESDLRDVLPGIHLRTLLVYGELDQRAPLQVANDLHQRIPRAKLVVIPGVGHLANVEAPDEFNAQVRLFIRSVVSDDC
- a CDS encoding winged helix-turn-helix domain-containing protein, with translation MRYLSKERRKFIRTDRRIVQTVRHYGPLSRAELARRLDLSKPTVSVTVESLLQQGMLHEVGRGQLKCCPKFGPPQERDRGV